One stretch of Equus przewalskii isolate Varuska chromosome 9, EquPr2, whole genome shotgun sequence DNA includes these proteins:
- the HS3ST5 gene encoding heparan sulfate glucosamine 3-O-sulfotransferase 5 — protein MLFKQQAWLRQKLLVLGSLAVGSLLYLVARVGSLDRLQPICPIEGRFGARSQAEFPLRALQFKRGLLHEFRKGNTSKEQVRLHDLVQQLPKAIIIGVRKGGTRALLEMLNLHPAVVKASQEIHFFDNDENYAKGIEWYRKKMPFSYPQQITIEKSPAYFITEEVPERIYKMNSSIKLLIIVREPTTRAISDYTQVLEGKERKNKTYYKFEKLAIDPNTCEVNTKYKAVRTSIYTKHLERWLKYFPIEQFHIVDGDRLITEPLPELQLVEKFLNLPPRISQYNLYFNATRGFYCLRFNVIFNKCLAGSKGRIHPEVDPSVVTKLRKFFHPFNQKFYQITGRTLNWP, from the exons ATGCTATTCAAACAGCAGGCGTGGCTGAGACAGAAGCTGCTGGTGCTGGGAAGCCTTGCCGTTGGGAGTCTCCTGTATCTGGTCGCCAGAGTTGGGAGCTTGGATAG GCTACAACCCATTTGCCCCATTGAAGGCCGATTCGGAGCCCGCAGTCAGGCTGAATTCCCTCTGCGCGCCCTGCAGTTTAAGCGTGGCCTGCTGCACGAGTTCCGGAAGGGCAACACTTCCAAGGAGCAGGTTCGCCTTCATGACCTGGTCCAGCAGCTCCCCAAGGCCATTATCATTGGGGTGAGAAAAGGAGGCACGAGGGCCCTGCTTGAGATGCTGAACCTCCATCCCGCAGTGGTCAAAGCCTCCCAAGAAATCCACTTTTTTGACAATGATGAGAATTATGCCAAGGGCATTGAGTGGTATAGGAAAAAGATGCCTTTTTCCTACCCTCAGCAAATCACAATTGAAAAGAGCCCAGCATATTTTATCACGGAGGAGGTTCCAGAAAGGATTTACAAAATGAACTCATCCATCAAGTTGTTGATCATTGTCAGGGAGCCAACCACAAGAGCTATTTCTGATTACACTCAGGTGctagagggaaaggagaggaagaacaaaACTTATTACAAGTTTGAGAAGCTGGCGATAGACCCTAATACCTGCGAAGTGAACACAAAATACAAAGCGGTAAGAACCAGCATCTACACCAAACATCTGGAAAGGTGGTTGAAATACTTTCCAATTGAGCAATTTCACATTGTCGATGGCGATCGCCTCATCACGGAACCTCTACCAGAACTTCAGCTCGTGGAGAAGTTTCTAAATCTTCCCCCAAGGATAAGTCAGTATAACTTATATTTCAATGCTACCAGAGGGTTTTACTGCTTGCGATTTAACGTTATCTTTAATAAGTGCCTGGCGGGCAGCAAGGGGCGCATTCATCCAGAGGTGGACCCCTCTGTCGTTACCAAATTGCGCAAATTCTTTCACCCTTTTAATCAAAAGTTTTACCAGATCACTGGAAGGACATTGAACTGGCCCTAA